Proteins encoded within one genomic window of Triticum aestivum cultivar Chinese Spring chromosome 2D, IWGSC CS RefSeq v2.1, whole genome shotgun sequence:
- the LOC123049442 gene encoding classical arabinogalactan protein 4, with translation MAASQLTILSVLALLAVAATAQAPGAAPAAAPQAPPPPPATPPPAMAPPTPAPVSPPPTAAPAPAPTVAPTPSATAPAPADSPMSSPPAPTPDMSPSPTAEPATPGSGAAGLSPAFVLAAAAVAIYAF, from the coding sequence ATGGCCGCTTCTCAGCTCACCATCCTCTCCGTCCTCGCGCTCCTGGCCGTGGCCGCGACCGCTCAGGCGCCCGGAGCGGCCCCCGCGGCAGCGCCCCAGGCCCCGCCTCCCCCGCCGGCGACCCCGCCCCCGGCAATGGCGCCCCCTACCCCGGCGCCTGTGTCCCCGCCCCCTACCGCGGCCCCTGCGCCCGCGCCCACCGTCGCCCCCACGCCCTCCGCCACCGCGCCGGCGCCCGCCGACTCCCCGATGTCCTCCCCTCCGGCGCCCACCCCGGACATGTCGCCCTCGCCCACCGCCGAGCCCGCCACCCCGGGCAGCGGGGCCGCTGGTCTCAGCCCCGCCTTCGTGTTGGCCGCCGCCGCGGTCGCCATCTACGCCTTCTAG